A genomic stretch from Deltaproteobacteria bacterium CG11_big_fil_rev_8_21_14_0_20_49_13 includes:
- a CDS encoding metallopeptidase, producing the protein MQYEPALDLQQRMCEIIRRLRLSHIDCNRVTCIRSRGTKTKRTIARCHALPKVMQMAMEVKAFYVIEFLERFERLSKEDQDITIIHELMHIPKTFGGGFRHHDFVCTKNVKKLYDMFVNDPD; encoded by the coding sequence ATGCAATATGAACCTGCGTTAGACCTTCAGCAGAGGATGTGTGAGATCATAAGGCGGCTTAGGCTCTCTCATATAGATTGTAACCGCGTTACCTGCATTAGAAGCAGAGGCACCAAGACCAAGAGGACCATTGCCAGATGCCACGCCCTTCCAAAGGTCATGCAGATGGCGATGGAGGTCAAGGCCTTCTATGTGATAGAGTTCCTGGAGCGTTTCGAACGCCTTTCCAAAGAGGATCAGGATATAACCATTATCCATGAGCTGATGCATATCCCCAAGACATTCGGCGGCGGCTTTCGCCACCACGACTTTGTCTGCACCAAGAACGTCAAGAAGCTCTACGACATGTTCGTAAACGACCCTGATTGA
- a CDS encoding L-erythro-3,5-diaminohexanoate dehydrogenase, translated as MTSFKENGNPFGAHRVIEPKGVLPQPAQKLDNNMDYMWDNEMRVNVEILNVDSASFTQIKEACGGDVDKIKKMILGIVGERGKQQNPVTGSGGMFIGTIDEVGPKLSSRGLKKGDKIASLVSLSLTPLKIDEIVDVKKDIDQVHIKGKAILFESGIYAKIPSDVPTPLALAVLDVAGAPAQTQRLVKEGDTVVIIGACGKSGVLCAYEARKKVGKSGKIIGIRHSGKHLEDVTALELYDELFQMDATDSLKCYDEIYKLTGGKMADLVINCVNIPNTEMASILMTRDGGTLYFFSMATSFTKAALGAEGVGKDINMIVGNGYARNHADITLNILRESEKIRKMYEKIYT; from the coding sequence ATGACCAGTTTCAAAGAGAACGGAAATCCGTTCGGCGCGCACAGGGTAATTGAACCCAAGGGTGTTTTGCCGCAACCGGCCCAAAAATTAGATAACAACATGGACTACATGTGGGATAACGAAATGCGCGTTAACGTTGAAATTCTGAACGTTGATTCGGCGAGTTTCACGCAAATAAAGGAGGCCTGTGGCGGCGATGTCGATAAGATAAAGAAGATGATCTTGGGAATAGTTGGCGAACGCGGAAAACAGCAGAACCCGGTCACCGGTTCCGGCGGCATGTTCATAGGGACCATAGACGAAGTAGGGCCAAAGCTCTCCTCTCGCGGGCTTAAAAAGGGTGACAAGATAGCGAGCCTTGTTTCGCTTTCTCTTACACCCTTAAAGATAGACGAGATCGTGGATGTTAAAAAGGATATCGACCAGGTCCATATTAAGGGCAAGGCCATACTTTTTGAGAGCGGCATCTATGCAAAGATACCATCCGATGTGCCCACACCTTTGGCATTAGCTGTCCTTGATGTTGCCGGTGCTCCAGCTCAGACCCAGCGCCTTGTGAAGGAGGGCGACACCGTTGTGATAATCGGCGCCTGTGGAAAGTCCGGTGTTCTCTGCGCCTACGAGGCGCGCAAGAAAGTGGGTAAGAGCGGTAAGATAATCGGCATCAGGCATTCAGGTAAGCATCTTGAGGACGTAACGGCCCTTGAACTTTATGACGAACTCTTTCAGATGGACGCGACCGATTCACTTAAATGCTATGATGAGATATATAAACTGACCGGCGGAAAAATGGCCGATCTTGTCATCAACTGTGTCAATATCCCCAACACCGAAATGGCGTCTATTTTAATGACACGTGATGGCGGAACGCTCTACTTCTTCAGTATGGCCACATCATTCACAAAGGCGGCGCTCGGGGCGGAAGGTGTGGGCAAGGATATCAACATGATAGTAGGCAACGGTTACGCCAGGAACCATGCAGATATCACGCTCAATATCCTGCGCGAATCTGAAAAGATAAGAAAGATGTACGAAAAGATCTATACATAA
- the ablA gene encoding lysine 2,3-aminomutase, with protein MKQYKSVEYKHIDLFKNVKAGNWNDWKWQLKNAVRDVETLKKIATLTKEEEDGLYRCLKKFRMAITPYYAALMDAKYDRCPVRLQAIPTAAELEEDISDLDDPLHEDVDSPVPGLTHRYPDRVLFLITHICSMYCRHCTRRRVVGITDQHMTKELIDKAVEYIKVNKMIRDVLISGGDPLVLGDDQIEYVLNKVRAIEHVEIIRIGTRTPVVMPQRITADLVKMLRKYQPIYVNVHFNHPKEITLEAKEACERLSDAGIPVGNQSVLLKDVNDCPPIMKKLVQGLLMIRVKPYYIYQCDLTKGIAHFRTSVVKGIETIENLRGHTTGLAVPTFVVDAPGGGGKIPVGPNYLISQSDRRAVLRNYEGVITAYTQPEDVFSNCGRCDVCKDKRYKPLDGVAKLLAGEKLFLEPKGLIRTERKK; from the coding sequence ATGAAACAATATAAGTCAGTCGAATACAAGCATATCGACCTTTTCAAAAATGTTAAGGCCGGCAACTGGAACGACTGGAAGTGGCAGTTAAAGAACGCCGTCCGCGATGTCGAAACGCTCAAGAAGATCGCCACGCTCACAAAGGAAGAAGAGGACGGGCTTTATAGATGTCTTAAGAAGTTCCGCATGGCGATAACCCCTTACTATGCCGCCCTCATGGATGCAAAGTACGACCGCTGTCCGGTGAGGCTTCAGGCCATTCCCACGGCCGCGGAGCTTGAAGAAGATATCTCCGATCTCGATGATCCTTTGCATGAAGATGTCGATTCGCCTGTGCCGGGGCTCACTCATCGTTATCCCGATCGTGTCCTATTCCTCATTACGCATATTTGCTCCATGTATTGCCGTCACTGTACGCGCAGGCGTGTGGTAGGGATCACCGACCAGCATATGACTAAAGAGCTCATCGACAAGGCGGTCGAATATATCAAGGTAAATAAGATGATAAGGGATGTCCTTATTTCAGGAGGAGACCCGCTTGTCCTGGGCGACGATCAGATAGAGTATGTCTTAAATAAGGTCCGCGCTATCGAGCATGTTGAGATAATTCGTATCGGTACCCGCACACCCGTTGTCATGCCCCAGCGCATAACCGCCGACCTTGTAAAGATGCTAAGGAAGTATCAGCCTATTTACGTGAACGTACACTTTAACCACCCGAAGGAGATAACGCTCGAGGCGAAGGAGGCGTGCGAGAGGCTTTCCGATGCCGGGATACCTGTGGGGAACCAGAGCGTGTTATTAAAAGATGTGAACGACTGTCCGCCTATAATGAAGAAGCTGGTGCAGGGGCTTTTGATGATACGCGTAAAACCGTATTATATCTACCAGTGCGATCTGACAAAAGGCATCGCCCATTTCAGGACGAGCGTTGTCAAAGGGATAGAGACGATAGAGAACCTGCGCGGCCACACGACCGGCCTTGCGGTCCCTACCTTTGTGGTGGATGCCCCGGGCGGCGGCGGAAAGATACCGGTGGGGCCCAATTACCTGATATCACAGTCGGACAGACGCGCGGTACTTCGCAATTATGAAGGGGTTATCACCGCATATACCCAGCCGGAAGATGTCTTTAGCAATTGCGGGCGCTGTGATGTCTGCAAGGATAAGCGCTATAAGCCTTTAGATGGTGTGGCCAAGCTCCTTGCCGGCGAAAAACTATTCTTAGAGCCCAAAGGCCTCATTCGCACCGAGCGAAAGAAATAA